A section of the Clostridium sp. TW13 genome encodes:
- a CDS encoding DUF3006 domain-containing protein encodes MEKPILTVDRIENDIAVCEKEDGNMVDMKLTQIIGKVVEGDVLSFTKEGYKVNTELTKKRKECVESALKEMWE; translated from the coding sequence ATGGAGAAGCCAATACTAACAGTAGATAGGATTGAAAATGATATTGCTGTCTGCGAAAAAGAAGATGGTAATATGGTTGACATGAAACTGACACAAATTATTGGTAAAGTAGTAGAAGGAGATGTATTATCTTTTACAAAAGAGGGTTATAAAGTAAATACAGAGTTAACTAAGAAAAGAAAAGAATGTGTAGAAAGTGCGTTAAAGGAGATGTGGGAATAG
- a CDS encoding hydrolase — protein sequence MDKIVKEPKFIPEVRSSLRSHLIEVPSVIRDASGIKIFGKRIKSLVFSTDVAVIKNTNADAVIAVYPFTPQPIITQALIMAADVPVFCGVGGGITQGKRVVNLALDAEFKGAVGVVVNAPTSNEIVAKLRGTIDIPIVVTVVSDHEDIEGRIEAGATILNVSGGKNTANIVKAIRERHPEFPIIATGGPTDESITETIRAGANAITFTPPGSGEIFSELMDKYRNNF from the coding sequence ATGGATAAAATAGTTAAGGAGCCTAAATTTATACCAGAGGTTAGAAGCAGCCTGAGAAGTCATCTTATAGAAGTACCATCTGTAATTAGAGATGCTAGTGGGATCAAGATATTTGGTAAACGCATAAAATCTCTTGTTTTTAGTACTGATGTGGCTGTAATAAAAAATACTAATGCAGATGCAGTAATAGCAGTGTATCCATTTACTCCGCAACCCATAATTACTCAAGCCCTAATAATGGCAGCAGATGTACCAGTATTTTGTGGAGTTGGTGGAGGGATAACCCAAGGAAAACGCGTGGTTAACTTAGCACTAGATGCAGAATTTAAGGGTGCTGTAGGGGTAGTTGTAAATGCTCCGACTTCCAATGAAATAGTAGCAAAATTGAGAGGAACAATAGATATTCCTATAGTGGTAACTGTAGTATCAGATCATGAAGACATTGAAGGAAGAATTGAGGCTGGTGCAACAATACTTAATGTGTCAGGCGGAAAAAATACAGCTAATATAGTTAAAGCCATAAGAGAAAGACATCCAGAGTTTCCTATAATTGCAACAGGAGGACCAACTGATGAAAGCATAACTGAGACTATAAGAGCAGGAGCTAATGCAATAACATTTACTCCACCAGGTTCAGGTGAAATATTCAGCGAATTAATGGACAAGTATAGAAATAATTTTTAG
- the lysA gene encoding diaminopimelate decarboxylase — MKLFGTSKVENNVLCIGNIDVITLAKEFKTPLYIMDEEHIRNICRRYYDSFKCEQLKNRVAYAGKAFLTLAMCKLLAQEGLYLDVVSGGELYTAFSSGFPMEKVYFHGNNKTMEEVDLGVKLGVGAFVVDNFYEIENLNSIAKVYGKKQKIYLRVTPGVEAHTHEYIKTGQIDSKFGFTGIGEAEAVLNVAKKTLELDHIELSGLHCHIGSQIFETEPYRDAARIMLNIIKKIKVELDYEIKELDLGGGFGIYYNEEDEPRKIEAYTKIILDSVEEFCKENKMAVPILTIEPGRSIVGNAGTTLYTVGSIKDIPEVRKYVAVDGGMGDNIRPALYNAKYECVLANRVEGKKNEVVTIAGKCCESGDILIENVKLPLIESGDLLAVQSTGAYGYSMSNNYNKIPRPAVVFVKDGKAKLVCKRESYEDVIKNEINL, encoded by the coding sequence ATGAAATTATTTGGTACAAGTAAGGTCGAAAATAATGTATTATGTATTGGTAATATTGATGTAATAACTTTAGCTAAAGAGTTCAAGACACCATTATACATTATGGATGAAGAACATATAAGGAATATTTGCAGAAGATATTATGATTCTTTTAAATGTGAACAACTAAAAAATAGGGTTGCATATGCAGGAAAAGCTTTTTTAACATTAGCTATGTGTAAGTTATTAGCTCAAGAAGGACTTTATTTAGATGTTGTTTCTGGGGGAGAACTTTACACTGCCTTTAGTTCAGGATTTCCAATGGAGAAGGTATATTTTCATGGGAATAATAAAACTATGGAAGAAGTAGATCTAGGAGTAAAACTAGGTGTTGGGGCCTTTGTTGTAGATAATTTTTATGAAATTGAAAATTTAAATTCTATTGCTAAAGTGTATGGAAAGAAACAAAAGATCTATTTAAGAGTTACTCCAGGTGTTGAGGCTCATACGCATGAGTACATAAAGACAGGGCAAATAGACTCTAAGTTTGGGTTTACAGGCATAGGGGAAGCTGAGGCTGTTCTTAATGTGGCAAAGAAGACATTAGAGTTAGACCACATTGAACTTTCTGGATTACATTGTCATATAGGATCACAAATTTTTGAAACAGAACCATACAGAGATGCAGCTAGAATTATGTTGAATATAATTAAAAAGATAAAAGTAGAATTAGATTATGAAATAAAAGAGTTAGATTTAGGTGGAGGATTCGGAATATATTATAATGAGGAAGATGAACCACGCAAGATTGAAGCTTATACTAAAATAATTTTAGATTCAGTGGAGGAGTTCTGTAAAGAAAACAAAATGGCAGTTCCTATATTAACTATAGAACCAGGTAGAAGTATAGTAGGAAATGCAGGAACAACTTTATATACAGTAGGTTCAATAAAAGACATACCTGAGGTGCGAAAATATGTTGCAGTTGATGGCGGGATGGGAGATAATATAAGACCTGCTCTTTACAATGCAAAATATGAGTGCGTGTTAGCAAACAGAGTTGAAGGAAAAAAGAATGAAGTTGTAACAATTGCAGGAAAGTGCTGCGAGTCTGGAGATATATTAATAGAAAATGTAAAATTACCTTTGATTGAAAGTGGAGATTTACTTGCAGTACAAAGTACAGGTGCTTATGGATATTCTATGAGCAATAATTATAATAAGATTCCTAGACCAGCTGTTGTATTTGTTAAGGACGGAAAAGCTAAGTTAGTCTGTAAAAGGGAAAGTTATGAAGATGTAATTAAAAATGAGATAAACTTATAA
- a CDS encoding DEAD/DEAH box helicase, with product MIKIELLKNVRLYAKRNSGMKAKAYFEEGLVSKTEYGVYKDHFIVRGEVISQDLFNLYNTEIDINLSDNAFSEFRCTCKDFDREVNELGRSLYACKHVVATAYNAINMLIEEQGRQNMISKSQFILEKLESKAHDKVKIDLELSRVVKSYNSFIAEFRIGEKKKYSLKNVLQFIDAYRHGERLEFGKEFIFDANRQYFSDRDKKVIDFIIGMLDIEGFYIDRRFSRSSEIIKGKSVRIPYSRIGEFLLLYCNEKINFEYNNLIHNRIEIVQEDLPLAFSVVDMGEDIEVLPEKSMPVELSNYGQLYLYDYKLYIPKENKIEQYKLINEAFAKDKSLLFKASSLETVVTKLVPILKQVTDEVAIDSVIQERIISEKLKAKFYLDRDRGIILKAKFFYNNYEVGTEEFTANNMLILRDLEKEAYINSEIYDLGFVKDDNKFFLRGEGEFEFLSKGIDKLLKLGEVFYSDRFRNHKIHKMDSIKANIQKTERGYLDFTFSIADISEAEIKNILRAFKDNRKYYKLKNEDFIDLADKEVAEFLTLIENLSMSSKISNSTIEVPNNKAFYLESYIDDNEMDFIDGRQDVKEITSKVKDLHQMDFRVPQNLNAELREYQVTGFKWFKTLAYLGFGGILGDEMGLGKTVQTIAFILSEGFKNSLIVVPTSLIYNWKNEFEKFAPSLKVGIVAANKEEREETLNNKDKYEVIITTYNLLRRDIDIYKELNFDLMIIDEAQNIKNPGSQAAKAAKLIDAKLKFALTGTPIENSLVELWSIFDFIMPGYLYSKGVFTETFEKKSHDENSLKELNRHIKPFILRRYKKDVILELPDKIETKLVVEMTEKQKRVYSAYVKDVKEKIEENISEKSLEKNKIEIFSYLTKLRELCLDPSVVVDGYKGGSGKIDALADLLDTNLNEGHRILVFSQFTRVLKNISKTLEKNKISYCYLDGSIKSEKRMELVNEFNEGKYSVFLISLKAGGTGLNLTSADMVIHFDPWWNPAVEDQATDRAHRYGQKNVVEVIKMVAKGSIEEKILKLQEDKKELITKVLGDELEAADSFLKLSQEDIVKLFEINL from the coding sequence TATAACACAGAAATTGATATTAACTTATCAGATAACGCATTCTCTGAATTTAGATGTACTTGCAAGGATTTTGACAGGGAAGTAAATGAATTGGGGAGGTCCTTGTATGCTTGCAAACATGTTGTGGCTACTGCATATAATGCTATAAATATGCTGATTGAAGAGCAAGGCAGGCAAAATATGATTTCTAAGTCACAATTTATATTGGAGAAACTAGAGAGCAAGGCTCATGATAAAGTAAAAATAGACCTAGAGCTCAGCAGGGTTGTAAAATCTTATAATTCCTTTATTGCAGAGTTTAGAATTGGAGAAAAGAAAAAGTACTCCTTAAAAAATGTTTTACAATTTATAGATGCATATAGACATGGAGAAAGATTAGAATTTGGTAAAGAATTTATATTTGATGCTAATAGGCAATACTTTTCAGATAGAGACAAGAAAGTCATAGATTTTATAATTGGCATGTTGGATATAGAAGGCTTCTATATTGATAGAAGATTTAGCAGGAGTTCAGAAATCATAAAAGGAAAATCGGTAAGAATTCCATACAGTAGGATAGGTGAGTTCTTACTTTTATATTGTAATGAGAAAATTAATTTTGAATACAATAATTTGATACATAATAGAATTGAAATTGTTCAAGAAGACTTACCTTTAGCTTTTTCTGTGGTAGACATGGGAGAAGATATAGAAGTTCTACCTGAGAAATCAATGCCAGTAGAACTTTCAAATTATGGTCAATTGTATTTATATGATTATAAGTTATATATACCAAAAGAAAATAAAATTGAGCAGTATAAGTTAATAAATGAAGCTTTTGCAAAAGATAAAAGTTTATTGTTTAAAGCTTCATCTTTGGAAACAGTTGTGACAAAACTTGTGCCAATATTAAAGCAGGTTACAGATGAAGTTGCAATTGATTCAGTGATCCAAGAAAGAATTATTAGTGAGAAATTAAAGGCTAAATTTTATCTTGACAGAGACAGAGGTATAATTCTTAAAGCTAAGTTTTTTTATAACAATTATGAAGTTGGTACAGAAGAATTTACAGCTAACAATATGTTGATTTTAAGAGATTTAGAAAAAGAAGCTTATATAAATTCGGAAATTTATGATTTGGGATTTGTAAAGGATGATAACAAGTTTTTCCTTAGAGGAGAAGGTGAGTTTGAATTTTTATCAAAAGGAATTGATAAGTTACTTAAATTAGGCGAAGTATTTTATTCTGATAGATTTAGAAATCACAAAATACACAAAATGGACTCCATTAAGGCTAATATTCAAAAGACTGAAAGAGGCTATTTAGATTTTACCTTTAGTATTGCAGATATTAGTGAAGCTGAAATTAAGAACATATTGAGGGCGTTTAAGGATAATAGAAAATATTATAAGTTAAAAAATGAAGATTTCATTGATCTAGCAGATAAAGAAGTGGCAGAGTTCTTAACGTTAATTGAAAATTTATCAATGTCATCTAAGATTAGTAACAGTACTATTGAGGTTCCTAATAACAAGGCCTTTTATCTTGAAAGTTATATAGATGATAATGAGATGGATTTTATTGATGGTAGGCAGGATGTAAAAGAGATAACTAGCAAGGTTAAGGATTTGCATCAGATGGATTTTCGTGTTCCACAAAATCTTAATGCAGAGCTTAGAGAATATCAGGTTACAGGTTTTAAATGGTTTAAAACCTTAGCTTATTTAGGATTTGGTGGGATTCTTGGAGATGAGATGGGACTTGGTAAGACAGTGCAGACAATAGCGTTTATTTTGTCTGAAGGTTTTAAGAACAGCCTGATAGTTGTTCCTACATCATTAATTTATAACTGGAAAAATGAGTTTGAAAAATTTGCGCCTAGCTTGAAGGTAGGAATAGTTGCAGCTAATAAAGAAGAAAGAGAAGAAACTTTAAATAATAAAGACAAGTATGAGGTAATAATAACAACCTATAATTTACTTAGAAGAGATATTGACATTTATAAAGAATTAAACTTTGATTTGATGATAATAGATGAAGCACAAAATATTAAAAATCCGGGTTCGCAGGCAGCAAAGGCAGCAAAACTTATAGATGCAAAACTTAAGTTTGCATTAACTGGAACTCCTATAGAAAATTCTTTAGTAGAACTATGGTCAATTTTTGATTTCATTATGCCAGGATATCTGTATTCAAAAGGTGTATTTACTGAAACTTTTGAAAAAAAATCTCATGATGAAAATTCATTAAAAGAACTTAATAGGCACATAAAGCCATTTATATTAAGAAGATACAAAAAGGATGTAATTTTAGAGTTACCTGATAAGATAGAAACAAAATTGGTTGTAGAAATGACTGAAAAGCAAAAGAGAGTCTATTCTGCATATGTTAAGGACGTTAAAGAAAAGATAGAGGAGAATATTTCAGAAAAGAGTTTAGAAAAGAACAAAATAGAGATTTTTTCTTATTTAACGAAGTTGCGAGAATTATGCTTAGATCCATCAGTAGTAGTAGATGGCTACAAAGGTGGAAGTGGTAAAATAGATGCACTTGCAGATTTGCTGGATACTAACTTAAATGAAGGGCATAGGATACTTGTATTTTCACAGTTTACAAGAGTATTAAAGAATATATCTAAGACTTTAGAGAAGAATAAAATAAGTTATTGCTATTTAGATGGAAGTATAAAATCAGAGAAAAGAATGGAGTTGGTAAATGAATTTAATGAAGGAAAGTACTCTGTATTTTTAATATCATTAAAGGCAGGGGGGACTGGATTAAACTTAACTTCTGCGGATATGGTTATTCACTTTGACCCATGGTGGAATCCAGCAGTAGAGGATCAAGCTACAGATAGAGCTCATAGATATGGACAAAAGAATGTAGTTGAAGTAATAAAAATGGTAGCTAAAGGGTCAATAGAGGAGAAAATATTAAAGTTACAGGAAGATAAAAAAGAACTTATAACAAAAGTATTAGGAGATGAGCTAGAAGCAGCAGATTCATTCTTGAAACTTTCTCAGGAAGATATTGTTAAATTATTTGAAATAAACTTATAG
- the sfsA gene encoding DNA/RNA nuclease SfsA produces MYFDKKIVNAIFLRRPNRFQAYVKLRDEEIMVHVPNTGRCKEILTTGTTVLLREELGEHRKTAYDLIAGYKGKQLINIDSQIPNKVVFEALKNKKILNLEKYNIIEREKTFGNSRFDFKLSNDLGEEYYLEVKGVTYEENGVVMFPDAPTERGKKHLLELIEAKKQGKGAGVLFLIQLDNVRYFTPYKDMDPNFSAALKLVVESGVDVMAYCCYVTEHSITLKEIVRVKI; encoded by the coding sequence ATGTATTTTGATAAAAAAATAGTTAATGCAATTTTTTTAAGAAGACCTAATAGATTTCAAGCCTATGTAAAATTAAGAGATGAAGAAATCATGGTTCATGTTCCTAATACAGGTAGGTGTAAAGAAATTTTAACCACAGGAACTACAGTACTTCTAAGAGAAGAGTTAGGTGAGCATAGAAAAACAGCCTATGATTTAATTGCTGGTTACAAAGGAAAGCAGCTAATAAATATTGATTCTCAGATTCCTAATAAAGTGGTTTTTGAGGCGTTAAAAAATAAGAAGATATTAAATTTAGAGAAATATAATATAATAGAGAGAGAGAAGACTTTTGGTAATAGTAGATTTGATTTCAAATTATCAAATGATTTAGGAGAAGAATATTACTTAGAAGTTAAAGGTGTAACTTATGAAGAAAATGGGGTTGTTATGTTTCCAGATGCTCCAACAGAAAGAGGAAAGAAACATTTATTAGAACTAATTGAAGCAAAAAAACAAGGTAAGGGAGCAGGAGTTTTGTTTTTAATTCAATTAGATAATGTAAGATATTTTACACCATACAAGGATATGGATCCGAATTTTTCAGCAGCGTTAAAGTTAGTGGTAGAAAGTGGAGTTGATGTTATGGCGTATTGCTGTTATGTTACAGAACATAGTATTACATTAAAAGAAATTGTAAGAGTAAAAATTTAG
- a CDS encoding DUF1700 domain-containing protein, with translation MNKEEFLNIIANGLSDFPASERSEILYDYEQRFSTGLSQGKTEQEIINELGDPHSIVKHYIDTYSTRFRKKGSYEDTNYQSNTSVKSKSTGFWVLAIILLLILSPVILGVGFGILGLVVAFVAICFAIGVVGVGFIVSGLLGFNQIISHFSNVDINIPGSAQVLLGIGSICLCILLIIGMIFVIKGSLFLIKQIINFFR, from the coding sequence ATGAATAAAGAAGAGTTTTTAAATATTATAGCAAATGGCTTAAGTGATTTTCCTGCAAGCGAGCGCTCTGAAATTCTTTATGATTATGAGCAACGCTTTTCTACTGGTTTATCTCAAGGAAAAACAGAGCAAGAAATCATTAATGAATTAGGAGATCCACATTCTATAGTAAAACATTATATAGACACTTATTCAACTAGATTTAGAAAAAAAGGATCATATGAAGATACTAATTACCAAAGCAATACTAGTGTGAAAAGTAAAAGTACTGGTTTCTGGGTATTGGCCATTATTTTATTATTAATTTTAAGTCCAGTTATCTTGGGAGTTGGTTTCGGAATATTAGGATTAGTGGTAGCTTTTGTTGCTATCTGCTTCGCTATAGGAGTTGTTGGTGTAGGTTTTATTGTTTCTGGCTTACTTGGTTTCAATCAAATTATATCTCACTTCTCTAATGTAGATATAAACATACCAGGTTCAGCTCAAGTACTTTTAGGTATTGGCAGTATTTGTCTATGTATTTTATTAATCATTGGAATGATATTTGTTATTAAAGGTTCACTATTTTTAATAAAACAAATCATCAATTTCTTTAGATAA
- a CDS encoding DUF4097 family beta strand repeat-containing protein, which translates to MNSRKSYKKLGIFSLIIFIVMICSYVSAAVILRNSNIDIINLINNGHGINFNFNGWGNFHSLNQYTFDDSEINNLTDSVKENLDNIDVLSVDFVSPDLKIENWDKNYVQVNLIGDSSKVKLSKSLTNKTLDVKTKFKKGLLSNFGNLNYKLEIYLPNNYNKKLTLNTQSSNISLSKNTFNTLNINSTSGDVKLSDISATNLSVKTVSSDVIADSINSVSTNISSVSGEIKVNGKLKSFSGKSVSGDLSLMFKNDINSISCNTTSGEVTINAPKDFSPNLEISTVSGSIENDLKLKSSTSSEHKLNGSSLNNIDSKIEVRTVSGDVNLKYSAD; encoded by the coding sequence ATGAATTCAAGAAAATCATATAAAAAGCTTGGAATCTTCTCTCTAATTATATTTATAGTAATGATATGCTCATATGTTTCTGCTGCTGTCATTTTAAGGAACTCCAATATCGATATAATAAACTTAATTAATAACGGTCATGGAATAAACTTCAATTTTAATGGTTGGGGAAATTTTCACTCATTAAATCAGTACACTTTTGATGATTCAGAAATTAATAATCTTACTGACTCTGTAAAAGAAAATTTAGATAATATAGATGTTTTATCTGTAGATTTTGTTTCTCCTGACTTAAAGATTGAAAATTGGGATAAAAACTATGTGCAAGTAAACTTAATTGGGGATTCATCAAAAGTTAAACTTTCTAAGTCACTAACAAACAAAACCTTAGATGTTAAAACAAAATTCAAGAAAGGATTATTAAGTAACTTTGGTAATCTTAATTATAAGTTAGAAATTTATTTACCTAATAATTATAATAAAAAGCTAACATTAAACACTCAATCAAGTAATATAAGCCTAAGTAAAAATACATTTAATACTTTAAATATTAACTCTACTTCTGGGGATGTTAAATTAAGTGATATTAGTGCCACTAACTTATCAGTTAAAACTGTTTCTTCAGATGTAATTGCAGATTCAATAAATAGTGTTTCAACTAATATTTCTTCTGTTTCTGGTGAAATTAAAGTTAACGGCAAATTAAAATCCTTTTCTGGAAAATCTGTTTCTGGAGATTTATCCTTAATGTTTAAAAATGATATAAACTCAATTTCATGTAATACAACATCTGGTGAAGTTACAATTAACGCACCAAAAGATTTTTCACCTAACTTAGAAATATCAACTGTTTCTGGTAGTATAGAAAATGACTTAAAATTAAAATCTTCAACTTCCTCAGAGCATAAACTAAATGGCTCATCACTAAACAATATAGATTCAAAAATAGAAGTTAGAACTGTCTCTGGTGATGTAAATCTAAAATATTCCGCTGACTAA
- the lepB gene encoding signal peptidase I: MCRKCVKGDVGIVGKAKRLLFDWVIPIVAALILTFLINKFLLFQVSVPTGSMIPTIEKDDRLLITKVYNYSSIKRGDILVFNSREYNQPFVKRVIGLPGEKVEVVDGVVYINGTELKEDYVKNPDKMSCNFGVIPQGHYLFLGDNRAISEDARYWKNKFIDEKDIMGKARFTVYPFSRFGSLK, encoded by the coding sequence ATGTGTAGAAAGTGCGTTAAAGGAGATGTGGGAATAGTGGGGAAGGCAAAAAGGCTTCTATTTGATTGGGTTATCCCTATAGTTGCAGCATTAATATTAACATTTTTGATTAATAAATTTTTATTGTTTCAAGTAAGTGTGCCAACTGGATCAATGATTCCAACAATAGAAAAAGATGATAGATTGTTAATAACAAAGGTGTATAATTATAGCTCTATAAAAAGAGGAGATATTTTGGTTTTTAATTCAAGAGAGTATAATCAGCCATTTGTAAAAAGGGTCATAGGACTTCCGGGTGAAAAGGTAGAAGTAGTAGATGGCGTAGTATATATAAATGGCACAGAGCTTAAGGAAGATTATGTAAAGAATCCAGATAAAATGTCTTGTAATTTTGGTGTTATACCACAAGGACACTATTTATTTTTGGGAGATAATAGAGCTATATCAGAAGATGCTAGGTATTGGAAAAATAAATTTATTGATGAGAAGGATATTATGGGTAAAGCTAGATTTACAGTGTATCCATTCAGTAGATTTGGTAGTTTGAAATAG